TGATGTACTCTCGCGGGGCCTCAAATGGGTGAAGGCTTGGATCATAGTTCCGTGGAACTGAAAGAAAAAAGGAAGATAATCTATGTGTGATACtctcttttttttcttaattactGCAATACTTGAGTCATAGGGAGtagaaaattaataatttaagaGCGTTAAATTAAGCCCCTGAAAGCGTGAGTTTTTGTCACAGAGAAATAGACAGAGGTGTGTAGTTCTGATATGGGTTTGTCTTAAGACTTCCTCCCACCTTTAAGGTATTATTCAGGTCTGGGATAAtcacaattttgttttctgtaTAATTTATCTTTGGTTTTGGAAAAAGCCCTGATATTGGCAATGGGCTGTATCATCTGCTTTCCACTGTGTGAGTCCATTGATAATTAATGTggcttttttttataatttatatcttCAATTACCCCGATCCTTGcgcaaaacaataaataatgatgttcattattttaatattatccATCCTACACTATGACTATACATGTTCCTTGAAATGCTCCCCCCCCCTTTTTACTGCACTACGGTTTGACACCGCCATAGCGCAATCACAACTTTTAAGTGTTTTTCAATGTCATAAATGACATGATGAAGTAAACCTTGTGGGTTCTCACCAACAGACACTAAACTTCTCTGCCATTACCCCTTAAGGCTGATCAAGGCACTTCTGCCTCATACTTTGACACCCTCTAAAAAACCTGGGGGGGAAAGAGCGTCCAGTGTGGGGCAAAAACTCACGACCACTGGAAAACTTGCAGGGCAGATAGAAGAGACTAAAATTCCaaactacagtaaaactgtggtTGTTCGAACAAGTGGTCATTTGAGAACTGGCAGTCCCTCGAAGTCGGTgcttggtcccgaacatttttctttctaattttatataaaaaatctacactgcatcgaaacctaaatatTTCAAGGAGTCAAGCAATATAGTTGGTCCCAcaacacaaatcatgcacaaaaccttatggctccctcgaggtaataatttcacactttttcctaAACGTGcgttcaaaaataaacaaacaattgcaagttgtaaaaattgcaatgacagttgaaaggcattttgataaggtgtgaaaaactgtAAATCACTGATTATGCATGACCGATAAtagttgataagggcatttgagataactatgagaagttaatgacaagacgttaattgtgagaaatgtaaataagttataaaattatgaataaacactacgaTATCGATCTAACATCGGAATGTCTGAAAACAATTCATTCTTGTAACTTTAATTGCTTTGCAATattgcaattttgtaaaaataaacatttctatttatcgatatttcttttacatttagtCTACATTTAGTATACCatagcctttgaacatatgagcaatttccacaatgcaatacataattggtgtcttagtaaacagtcggtttgacgacttcaaacttaaacacactgaaagatatttcataacagactggaaaataGAAATTCAGGTCGTTCAAAACATTGGTTCCCTCGAGATTTTGGCTCGGTCTCCAGCCTCCTCGAGcgatcacagttttactgtaaaataactatatcatacatgccatatttctgagaggcttcccaggggattttggtctgaattccaggggattttgatattacactaGGGGATCTTTACGCGGCgaaaatttgcgcaatatctgcatttataatataagaataaataaagaaatacactcaaattacaataatttttggacttagtcatcatggtccttcatggaatttcacactcggGGGACCAGGGGTTGGGTcgaaattccaggggattttccccccgccgggggatatggcatgtatgctatATATTATAGGAGTTGAAGAAACACAGCAAGATAAAAGGATATCTTGGTGTGACACCCTAGTGCATATTAAACTGAGGGTAAAATATGTGATATCCAAGTGTCACTGGggacatcattaaaaaaatgttggtttgcGGTGCTCCGACCGACTCACCGAAATTAGCACCAACCCAATATTTTTTATCGCTACTGCTgcctttttttatattatttttttttgttttttttttttggtcccATTTCGTTTCTTTGGGCCAATTTCGCGTTTGGTCCTTTTCACTTTCTATAATACATGTGGGAATCCTCGGCTTTTTTCGTTACGcatacaaaatcaaaatggcaGCTTTCATTATGGAAGATGTCACAATTTCTGTTAGTGAAAATATTATAAGCACTGGCGAAGAAAAGGTCGTTAAAAATGCCATACGGAAATTcagaaaaacagacacatgGTATAATGTATTTGACATTACAACAGATGGACTATGTATTGATGAAAATGTTGAAGAAAACTTCGAAAAAAATGCCCAAGTCATTGTATCATCGAAACCAAGTGATTGTCAGGTTTTCAACGCAGACCCATATGACATGATAAAGATACTAACAGACTTTGACAGTTCcttaaaatatgttacaataaATGTGAAGAATGATGTCCCTGTAGAAGCTGGCCCAGGTGAACCTATGTTGTGTGAACCAGCAAATGCATTTGACGTTCTGATGTCAGGTTCACACGAAAGAAATTCAGTGCATGTTGCAGGCCTAAAGGATCTCTGCTGCTTCTGCGGGGAACCTAGGGCAGACCAGGATGTTGATTGTCTACAGACCCACCGTGTTGTACTGCCAATCTGCAAACCCTGCAAGGACTCTGGGAGACCCATTATTAAAAGACTTCCTAGAAAGAATTAAAGTGTATCCATGTATCTGATGCCCCTTACATCAGACTGAGGGTCATATAGATTTGCCCCTTTGtcatctgtaaaaaaaaaaaaatccctacccaCCCCAAAAATTGTGGGTAGGAGCACCgcaaaccaacatttttttaatgatggccTGGGGGTATAATGTTGAGGGAAGTCACTAGTGTcttgtagttttattttgtgtacaaGTACACAGTAAGAAACATAAAGCCTCCAAATAAATGACAACAAGTCATATATCTTGcagaaaataattatacataattacataatactaattaaacaatgaataaaagttaaaaaaaacaagtgggatagttataaaaacaaacataccaaCAGCTAAATAATCTCTTGGGAGAATAAATATCTTGGTGCATTCTTGACAATAGTATATCCGTCCTTTATGGTTGGCAAAACAAGAGAGAAGTGCAGGGACAACTTACATACGTCACACATTAAAACCTTTCACACAGTAAACAGATCATACATTTAATAtgatgtgttttaatttatgaaaataacagttCGTTACACTTGATGTTTAAGAAGAGTTTTAGTTCATTAATGTGCTCGGTGTTAACATACAACTTTCTTATGTTATCCGAATACGATTGCGTCCGAAAATCTGCTCTTCATCAAAAGTGTGCCATAAGCGAAATCATTACCTTTGTGAATGTCTCTTTTCGTTTCACGAATGTAATTGTCTGGATTCCGACTTaatactttcactttcattttcagGACATGTCTGTGAGCTAAACAGAAATGAAACACGTGTGTACgtagaaaagaaataaacaatgcaGCAGTCAATTGTTTTTAGCGATTGCAAACCACACTTTCCCCTGCCACTTACGCATTGACCTCCCTTTATAAACAcgattttcatatatatgtgtatcTGGGGCCAATAACAAACCTACTCATGAATGTGCagtattgttataataaaaatatgtttacgaaCATATTCGTTTATATTTAGTAATTTATTGATAAGAATTGTTTTTCATCCCAAAAAGTAAGGCATTTCGGATGGAAGATtatgaaacatgtacagtaGTGcagtatcaatatttattataactaaaataaacgcttttgtttatttttcagataaaGTATGAAGCGCCATTATAGTTTATATCAGTGCTTCTGATATCTCATGATGGTAACTGTATGAAGCCTATTCATGCAGCTGTGTGAAGCCTACTCGTACGAACGTTTGGAACCTAGTAATGAAAGTGTGTGAAGCCTATTTATGTTAGTGTATGAAGACAATTCATATTAATATATGGACCTATTCATACACGTCTATGAAGTCCTTTTCATGTAATAATCTGAAGCTAAATCGTGTAATTGTATGGCGTcaatttatgtacatgtacctggCAACATATTCTTGCAAGTTTATGAAGCATATTCATGCAAGTGTATGAAGCATATTAGCTCAAGTGTATGAGGCATATTGGTGCAAGTGTATGAAGCATATTCGTGCAAGTGTATGAAGCATATTCGTGCAAGTGTATAACGCATATTCGTGCAAGTGTATGAAGCATATTCGTGCAAGTGTATGAAGCATATTCGTGCAAGGATATGAAGCATATGCATGCAAGTATGAATTAAGCCTATTTATGTCAGTGCACGAATCCTATGCATGCATGTGTTTGAAGCTTATGCTTGCATATGTATGTAACAAATTTATGCATGAGTTTGAAGTCAGTTttagctatatatatatatatatggtgcATAAGGCCtttaatgcatgtacataaAGGCAAATAGTTTAAGTGTATGGCACCTATtaatacaagtacatgtactaAGCATATGCATGCACGTATATGGAGCAAGTGCACAAGGACGCTTCATGAATGCATGTTCATGGAGGTTATTCGTGCAAGTATATGCAGCATATTCGTGTGCGCGTCGTGAAAGCCTAACCTGCCAATATAACACTCGATTCGAATACAAACTCGAGAATCAAAACGTAGTAttgataatgcaccagtcaattgtaaccacgctcccggtccgggggtataccgggaatagACGGGGAAAAgagccatgtttttaccttccaggtagccccgcagtgccgggtgaatgcggtggttttgtcatcgcgccaaatatagcagggaatgggccttacttagggtccctgggttgcgggggcatttggctggggttttaccagcagttcgtccccgcagggcggggattttgcccgggcttggctggactgaaagtcacagtccccgctattccccaaacctcgggcgggggggggggggcgtggttacaattgcaatgactggtgcataatcatATATTAGATTACATGCATCGTTTTGTTAAACAGGGGTTGATTCTGATATTGACGTctatttgtaattaaaatacaacctacattttgagcaaatgaaattgcagataggcaattatgaagtactagacttaatcatCATTAAGAAGTTCACCATTCGCGGATGTTTAAAGGTCCACCCACTGCTACACATCCGATACACATACCCTGTGTCAGTGATTACATCAAAGTATCAgtcaatgaggttgtattctaagtcagttagatgacatgaaaaCAATCTTAATGGATAAAAATGTATCGTTCGCTACGGTCAGTCAGCCCATCCTTATTTATTAAGGATCCAGTaaatgtcatctaactatttaCAGAGTGGGCCTACGCAGGGACGGGACCTTTAGACATGTCATTTGTTCTGCgctattgacataaaaagtaaatttggacGACTAAAGGTGGGGGAGGGGGTTCGACCACTGGATCCGCTTGTGCTTTATGTATACGTACTCATTCAGTTGAACACAACCAAGAAACCTGTTCTAGGATGCATGTAGGTGCATATACGGAATAAAAGTCCCAGTAAACATGTAACCGTGTAACAGGTAAATGTAACAAAGACACTGCTACTGCTGAATCGACTAGAAATAAATTAATGGGGaattaaaagctgcactctcacagattgaacgttttgacaactttttttatatttttttttgtcttgggacgagccattttttgcaaaaatccgtggaaacaagtgatataagactgctgacaaaaatagatggcagatattttaattgaagcttaaaaaaataatgttgtgtgcatttttcttaaaccgctatatagtaacggtttaagctattaaacagtaattttcgaaatgaaatatgaataactacgatctgattttttgtctgcaattttatataattggtttgcagatacagacgcaaaactttgctctttccaagacaaaaaatgaaaaaggtgtaaaaatggtaaatctgtgagagtgcagctttaagaaaagaAGGAATTGAAGAAAACAACCGATGAATGGAGATTGACTTGGGGAAGAGATGGGAGAAGGGTAACGAGAAAAAGGGAGTTTGGTCGGGGAATGCTTAATGTAAACGCGATGGGGGCAtgaagaggggggggggggtcaatgTAATTTAGCGGTGATGGGGGCACGAAGAGAGAGGGGATGTGGCGTCGGACGAGAGTAACTACCCATATATTAGACAGATCGAATTACAGAAATAGACAGTTAATGATAGTAAAGTACTTCGATAGTTAAGTTTCATAAAGTACCTCGTTATATGAAAGGAAAAACGTGTAGGACCATAAAGTGCATTTGGTTTGAGCCTACAGCAATgccatttaaataatacattcattttatcatttaaatcgAAACTTCCCATGATGCTCTTTGATAACTAAACCCACAAATTCTTCTTACATctgatttatattaaataataagttCGTGAACTTCTTTCTATAAATATGCTATTGaaattttagtatacatactttaatatatttaaattacacaTTCAACAAAAATCATGCGTGAACTACTAAAaagaaatttataaaactgcacGCATCAATATTGGTGATACtatacatatgatatatattcaCATTTCAATACAGCCATGTCaacgtaaaaataaacataattatccTTCAAGATTGCTGGAAGGCATTTCAATACTAACATGCAGTGTTCACAAAATCTTATTTACACCCACCgcaaatatatatgatattcaaGTTATTAAAGTGTTTATTATAATTGGCGGCTGTGAGGCCCGCCCCAAATAAAccttgatgatgatgatgatgatgatgatgatgatgatggtggtggtgttggtggtgatgttgatgatgatggtggttttgttggtgatgattatgatgatgattatgatgatgatgatgatgatgatgacgacgacgacgacgatgctACTGCTggtgctgttgctgctgcttctACTGCTGATGacgatgatgctgatgatgagtTTAATATGTTGGTGAATATGTAAGTCTATGCCGACGTAAATTTTGGATGATAGATTGAAGTATATCATTCAAACCCGAAGGTGGGTTGAACCGTCATAGCTAAAGCGTGGCTTTTTAGCATATTTTACTGTGGTTTATTATTCACGCctctaaaacaatacataaacagTTTTATGAACAAACCAACAAGTCAGATTAGAGAAAAactattaaattttaattaaatcatgcTTCTTGGCTATATATGTCGGGCCTCAAACAAAGCAGCCGTGACCAGCTAACTATCTGATATAATCACCAAGCAGATTTCAAAGTCTCTAACACCTTTCACTCATCGCAAGCATGCGGACTGGAACACTGATTGGAACTTTTGCGTTTCTGGCCGTCTGCGGCCTCGCCGTCTCAAAGCCAGCTGGGAATGGTGACGTGCTGCGATCGCTAGCGCGAGACCTCGAGCGGTACCTTGAGCTCACGGAAGCGGCAAAACGCCTTCCCCAGCCGCCAAACGGCAAGGGCCCACCGCCTCAATTCGGTGAGGGTGGTGAAAATGGCGACGTTTTGAATGACGAAAATGAAAACGGCGAGGGAAGTTCTGCTCCTGCAGGGAACGAAGAAGGGGATGAAAGTTTTCCTGCCGGGGAAAAAGGGGATGCTGAAGGGGGATTAAATCCCGAGGCACCGCAACCCGGAGATCAACAGCTGGAGAAGGGAAATCAGCAGTCGCCCGAGGGTGAAAAAGAAGGGTCCGATAATGAGGGAAGTGCACCGCCACAGGAAGAACAGGGTGAGGTTTCGCCGCCCGATGAGGAGGGAGGAAGTTCGGCGCCACAGGAAGGGCAACATGATGTTGACGGGCCACCGCCTCCTAGTGGAGACGTAGGACCTCTTTCGATTGAAGTCAGTGAGCAGAAAAGCGAAGATGAGGGATCACTACCAGGGGGAGGACTGCCGGGAGGAGACAAAGGACAGACTGGAGAGGACACAGTCGGAGAAATTGGAGAGTTCACGCAGGAAGTTCTGGCATCTATTGATTCCCTTGACTCTTTCATTTCGAGCAAGACTCGTGAGACAATTTTGTTGCTTGAACAGGGGGGCATTGAGAATGCCATTTTTATGTTGTATACGTTCCTGAATACAGTTGATGAGCTGAAGGGACAGATAGACAACATGTTGTTGTCAGAAAAGGCCAAGGTGTTAGAGGCTATTCAGGCTAAAATCGTGGGTGATGGAAGTGATCGTCGACAAAACGAAGGGCCTTTGGGAGTGGGAAGTTCAGGGCAAAATGAGGGTGAGGGCGAAGTAGGCTCAGGAGCAGGTGAGGGTGGTGGCGCACCGCAACAAGGCACAGATGGTTCAGGACAAGCTGGGGGTGAGGGTCCAGTGGGTTCAGATCCAGCTAATGGTCAGGGTACAGGTAGCTCAGGACCAGGTGAGAATGATGGCGCATCGCAACAGGGCACAAGTGGATCAGGACAAGCTGCAGGAGAGGTCGAAGGTGGCTCAAGACCAGCTGGTGGGGAGGGCGCAGGTGGTTCAGGACCAGCTGGGGACGAGGGCGAAGGTGGCTCTGGGCCAGCTGGTGGGGAGGGCGCAGATGGCGCAGGAACAGGTGGAGGTGAGGGTGGCTCTCCGGCGAATGAAGGGGGCGAAGATCAACAGCCACCACCGGAGGGACGACGAAGGAAACTGGAGGATTTGAAGAGGGAAATGGAACTTTTGGATCTCCTTCGCAAGCTGGAGAATTAGGGTAAAACGAATTAAAAACTGATAATATGGTCAACCATACTTTTCTATTCTTTGCATAGTATTTATTACTTTGTACTAAATGAATTGTGTAAATGATGTAAACGAAGACTATACACTATATATTCAATAGAGGCAAACATTATATTAAGGGCATTTGAGcattgaaacattgaaatataagcGACTTTCACTACAGAGATTTTATAATAACGCTATATAAGTACTGCAAATTTAGAGAATTTAGAGATATTTGGAGCATCAGACTGGACTATGTTAACCAACAGCAAGTTTCATTAACCCAAAAGGTTAGAAGTCATTCTAAAAACTACAGATTTATTTGGTATATAAAACTCATTATTGGCAAACTAAcaccagccccccccccccccatatatGCAAGTGAACTTATCTGCAGCACTTAACATTATGTATCTCGTTTCAATGACTATCTAAATCATCTTGCTTCTTCTTTTTTCAGAAAGTGTCGATAGGAAgatgaaaaacatcaatacaCATGGGAAACTATGATGtctagaaaaaacaacaacatatatcaTATCTTTATATACACACGATGTGTACAACTGTGTCAATAAAAAGTTCTGTTAAGTATATTAATGAATGCATATCTGTgtgatgttaaaaaaatgaaatgttgtaAGACAGCTATATAGTAATACGCTTCCATGCATGTGCCGTACGTGTGGTTGATATATGAAATCATACTGATTATATTGCTTACTGTTTGTTCTTTGCTAATCTGAGTTTTAGATGCAATTACATagtttaaatatctttaaattgaACGTACACACTTGAAtgcataatacaaaataaataatgaatatcgAGTACGTTTTTGTCCGACTCTTCTCCACTTTAGCGACACTTAGCTAAATTCGAGATGGGGGAAATCTTTATggattatttatacaaaaacattaaacactagtaaattttaatatgaaagTAAATACACCAAGAAAGTAATTGCAAACAAATACTATTCCATGTTTGAATGTCATAAGTTACACGCGACTGCAATTATTATAGATATTATATGACTTGATGAGAGAGAATGAGATAAAAGGAGGTCAGGTGCGATACTCTTGCGTATTGAGAGTATACATTTTGGTTCATTTGCGTGCTCGGTATAAGAACCGACACACTGGATACAACTTTCAAAGTGCTTGGCAATGAAGCAACACGTACCATATTTTTTATCGtatttcggtatgacgcggccggGGCTCGAATCCTAGCCGCCACGTTTacacttaaataaaagaaagaaaacgatgatgatgatgatgatgatgatgatgatgatgatgatgatgatcatgatgatcatgatgatcatgatgatcatgatgatgatcatcagCATCATGATCATACATGGTGATCATGATGACCATGATTATGAAATTTGTGTATTGTACGGTCCGGTCCAGATCTTGGCTTTTTCCCATGCAGCAACTATACAAGCTTTAATTCCGAATGAAATTTTATGAGACACTTCACTTACAAAAGGAAATGCGTATATGATCAGCACCTTCCGGGTCGGTGAGTTTTCACAGAGCTATGCACATGGCCTTCTTAAAGACCTAGTCTGTTTGGCATGagaatcccctgctgtgcatcttctgctaattgcacttGTGTCTCGCAATCGTAATCCCGTTCGGTGCTTTACGAAATGACGCACATAACAtgtgaattgtttattttttggtctATGCGTTAAGTTTTAAGGTATGAAAAGCAAATGTATGAACAATTTACGTCAAAAGCCATTCGTATAAAAGacgcaattttaataaaaaataatgtctcCAACATTGAAATGAAAGTCGTCAATATGTCGATCAAATTGTAGAACAAAGCATTGCTTTGTGAAATTCAAGAATTGACCTTCCGATAGTATGACACGATTTATTTGTTATTCGTGGTTAAAGTATGCTGGAGGTCGAACATTTTAATAAGATTTATTGACTTCTTTCGGCTCATAATCGGAACTCATCGGCTTGTATTGCTGAGATAAAGCCCCGTGTGGGTCCAATAGGGGCACGACTTTCTAATATGGGTCCCAGGTGGGCCCCCACATCGATAACCAATACAGGGCTTGCCCAGATATAGCCCATATGGGCCCCATTTGTGCTTGTTTGCTGGGATCTAGCCaatctatctcgaagcttgccggagatggccgagttgttacgattgatatcaatatcaatagccatatcttgatactactACTAGCCGAGAAATTCCGATTAGATTGAAAATGTCTCCCTAACGGGGTTTTTCCTTAccgacatacatgtatgtctccGTGCCGGATTTTCTCCGTACCGACATATCGtaaccattcggaactcctcagtcattttatcgaaaacaaatagccgaggagctccgacattcggagctcctcggccatttttatcgaaaacaacctcggatgtatttggacggtttatatactcaaaaagaggtacgtttaagtccgctgcaagtagatcgcgtagtaattttataagcagttaaactttatgactttactcttggaaatcttaattatgtttgcaataatatacttcactgaaaatcaatttaaacttagatcaataaatacaattctaaaacacttcatttcataaatgatataatcaaaaaaactacttcaactgatgtaccggcatacatccgaggttgtttttgataaaaatggccgaggagttccgaatgtagcTCCGAATGCTCCGGGTCTTTAGATACACATCTTCTTAAAcagaatttacaaaatagttttcctGTTCGTAACGAAAAATAGATCTACTCGAAAATTAATAGAATTCTGgcaggggcgtagccaggccATAATTCGAGATACTCCCGCCTTTCTAGGGGGTCCGGTTCTAAGGTTCCAAGAAAACCTTGAGAATGACGCTGCTGCACGCGAAGAGATGGACCGGCGCACGAAGCTCCAATCTTTGTGCGAGACCCGCTGGGCCGCAAGGGCAGAGGCGTTGCACACGTTCCTGTGTTCATATAGGTATTTTCATAGTCAAACATTCAATACTTTGCAAAAATAATGAATACTCTGATGAAAAGAACAgtttttaacttatttcatactatatttataaacatgcataaaacattaaatataatttgtactCTACATGattgtattaaaaacataagaacattttaaattgagTTTATATTCTCTGATTTTTGCGATTAAAATGCCTGTAAATGCCTGAAATAGTACGTTTCAAAACCActttattaattctttacttccatattaaactattcatattTCAGAGTTGTTGTGGGGTCATTGGACGAGCTAGCGAGCGACTATGGGGACACAAAAGCCGCGGGATATAGCCGCTCAATACAGAACTTTTGAGTTTGTCATAACATTGGTCGCGGTAGAGCATGCGTTGTCGGGTCTTGTTAAGACTGCGACTTGCTTGAGGCAGCCGAGGAAGCACGAGTTGTTATCACCATGCTGGAGGTATTTtcgttatttcatttatatgtaatatgtatataaataatatagtattaatattgtatgtatgtatgatcAATTGCCGTTCAAGTTGTCTTGTTCCAGACATATTCGTAATGTCTATAGATATAGTATAATAATTCGACTTACTGGAATTAACAAATAAGTTTTACGCATAGCAACTCtcgaaaaaataattatgtactaTATGATTGATGAATTAGCCATTAATATAAGACTTAGTATTATGTATGATTGTGTAATGGCTGGATTAATGCTTATAAACAATATGCGTTTATATGAATATCAAACCACCGCATTTCTGTGTGGTATTAAAACAGTATTCtggtcatatttatatttatacatttaaccGGAACTCATTACAGAATGAACGAAATGACGATATGCTGTGGGACCACCTATATGACAAAGCCGTTTCTCTAGCAGACG
This genomic stretch from Mya arenaria isolate MELC-2E11 chromosome 10, ASM2691426v1 harbors:
- the LOC128206633 gene encoding uncharacterized PE-PGRS family protein PE_PGRS54-like, which codes for MRTGTLIGTFAFLAVCGLAVSKPAGNGDVLRSLARDLERYLELTEAAKRLPQPPNGKGPPPQFGEGGENGDVLNDENENGEGSSAPAGNEEGDESFPAGEKGDAEGGLNPEAPQPGDQQLEKGNQQSPEGEKEGSDNEGSAPPQEEQGEVSPPDEEGGSSAPQEGQHDVDGPPPPSGDVGPLSIEVSEQKSEDEGSLPGGGLPGGDKGQTGEDTVGEIGEFTQEVLASIDSLDSFISSKTRETILLLEQGGIENAIFMLYTFLNTVDELKGQIDNMLLSEKAKVLEAIQAKIVGDGSDRRQNEGPLGVGSSGQNEGEGEVGSGAGEGGGAPQQGTDGSGQAGGEGPVGSDPANGQGTGSSGPGENDGASQQGTSGSGQAAGEVEGGSRPAGGEGAGGSGPAGDEGEGGSGPAGGEGADGAGTGGGEGGSPANEGGEDQQPPPEGRRRKLEDLKREMELLDLLRKLEN